The genomic interval gtgACCAGAGTCCCTAAGCCCACAATCTGCATAAACGTAGCAACCTGAAGCACAGCATGTTTGGGACAGCTGCTGCTTACTATGTATGGTCCTGGAAGGACTCGCCTTACCTGAGGAAGAACAGGCTAAAGGCTGAACTTAATATTTACAACGACTTCTAAAGGCTCACTGAAGGAAACTAGACTCACAGTAGGAGGGTTGCTGCCTATGAAGAGCAGGATCCTGGTGTTAGGTTTGACAGGTCTCCATAGGACAAACACACTTGGTCTTAAGGGTGTCATTTTATGTTTCACTTCTccaaatgtacaaaaaaaattagagagaaTAACCCtaaccccccaccccctcccaaaccacaaaacaaaccagtCTGGGGAGCCCCACAACAGTGCAGCTAAGAGACGgcaggaaattaaaacagaactAATACAGCAGCTGGGTCCCCTTGCCCACATGGTCACTGGCTCTCCACAACccagaactggccccagtactgcCCAGGTGCTTCCCCAATTCACATGGAGCTCATCTGACCAGATAGTGGAGTGGGTACTTTACAAATCCTCCTTCACCTTCTCTTGGATTTCTTGGTTTTAAtcttccctcctgcagcacaggagTGTTGGTTGCCTCCCGCTTCAAGTAGCTAATGAAGTCACTCACTTCTCTGCCGCcctgcagaaaagcacaagACAGTAAGGCAGTGCCTGTACTCCCTGTGGGCTTCCCCTTCACTGGGGGTTGGGTTCAGGTGCCAGGCAAGAGGCCAAGGTGACTGCAAACAGAGCTCTCCCCATGGGCCTGCAGCATGCAGCAGAACATTCCCAGCAGGTACCACCGGCTGTGTTCCCAGGGTAACTAATGGGACAGAGTGCCACCTGCAACTCCAGAGATGCTCGGCATTATTTGGACACCGGGATGCTACTTCACTTCTATAcaaagcagcaagagcagcaaaagACTCACCTCATACTTCTTTGGACTCTGCTTCTTGCCAGCTGGAGCAAAATAGATGGTGGGGaagctggggagagagaagagacatCTGAGCTCCCAacatgctctgttttctttcagaccAGCAAGCCAGCCTCACCAAAGGGACCTGCACCCTGCATTCCCCTGGTTTAACACAGTAAGTTTCAGCAGCTCTTAAGCCAGCAAGTGCAGCCTCCAAAAGCCTGGCCATGTCTGCAGAGTTGGCTGAACTCAACTACATCCAAGTTTGCTATCTcacctgttttcagaaaagcaagccCAGCATTGTTTTTACACTGCCAAGAACAGAATCACGGCAGattcaaaaagcagcaagacagGCCTCCAGGCATAGCCAGGACACCAGAATCCCAGAGAAGCAAGGCAGATGAAATGTCCTTTGTTTTCACTCTAGATTTCTTCACACTAAGCAAATGCATAGCAATCACGTGCCAATCGCTCCCACCCATCCTTCCCCAGAGACTTTCAGCTCTTCTGTTGTGGCTGCTGGTCAGAGACAGAAGCCTCAACTCATGCACTGACACGGTGGTGTAACAACAGTAAGACCTACCCTCTGACTTCATATGGAGAAGGCACATCATTGGCTGTAGCATCCATTTTGGCAATGATAATATTGGGGTCTTTACTGAGCTGTTGGTAGAAAAAGCTTATTAGTAACCAATCTGTAACAGTTAACACCAGGACCTCACCGATCAACATCTAAGATAGTGATACCAGAGGACAGTGTACACAGTATGCTAAAAAGTGAGCAAATTTCTTCTGAGCAGTTTACTTCTGCCTCAGCAGGGGCACAGGGAACAAAGTCTCTCCTCAGCCAGCTGTATGCAGCACACATCTCCCAGTGGTACCTGCTGAATTGGTCTGGTGTAACTTCTAGAGAATGCTTACCCCAGAACAACTGCTTACCTTCCATCTTAAAAAGTAAGCTGTGAGGATACGCAGTGCTCAGGAAGGAGGGGTGCCTGATGGCCAAATAGCAAAAGGCTGGTCAGatctgggagaacagatttattttctccactTGTGAAAGTGTGCAGGGCAGTGTTATCCTTCACCAGATGGGGAAACTATAATCATGCAGAGGGAAAAGACCCAAAAAGGAGCTTTGGCAGTTCAGCCAGTCACTGAATCAGGGAATATTTATGTGCCACAGCAAAGGGCACAGGCTAAACCTACTAGTGTGGTTGCTACCACGGTCCGAATCCTGCTGATGTACTTCTGCAATCACAGGAGATGCCAAAACTCACTAGTCCTCAGGAAAACACAATTATGCCCCGTTATCATAAAGGCTAGACAGACAGAACCTGCAGGATTGTTTAGTGCTGCAACATTCTAGTTTGCATTTGCAACAGAGTCCCAGACCTACCTTCTCCCCCAACTCTTTGTATTTGGGCTCCAGATTCTTGCAATGGCCGCACCAGGGTGCGTAAAACTCTATCAGGACATCTTTGTCTTCTGCATTAACGATTTCATCAAAGTTCTCAGCAACCACCACCTGAGAACATTTGATCATAGAAGTTAGTTTTTTCTAAGTCAAGAGTGAGGCTATAACATGATATGCTCCATACACTCTGCCCAAGAAagcctgcccgcccccccccccccccccccccaggaaagAGTTACATTGTACCTacacagcaagcagcaaaaaacACACAACTCTTCACCAAGCTGTAACATCCTCAGCTTGCAGGTAAAAACCTGTCATAAGGTAAGAGCACTACCTGCAAGTGAGGTTTGCATCTGGTATCCTCACAGGAGGAggtcaaaataatttctttttaatcccaGCAAGTTCCAGGCTGAGGCATCAGTCCAGCAAGACTGGCTGAGGCCATCCCCATCCACACAAAAACAAGCACTGCCTTCCACTCCCTTATAAGGCCCTCACCATAAAAAGCCAGGCCATGGCATGCTTTCGTTCAGGGCAGAATTTACTGGGAGGGATGAAAGGTAGGAGTCATACCACCCTACCCCCGCCAGCGATGAGATGAACATGTAACTCCTTAAAAATAGTGCAGTCACGACCGACTTGAAGGCCATGCCATGAGGGAGCACAAGCCAAGACAGCAGGCCTTTGCATAATCCCTGTAAATCTGGATGATCCCGCACTTGCAGAGCACATCACTAGTGTGCTCAAGCAGCAGTTACAatgctgagagaagaaaatgtaatcaAAACTGCACGCTGCATTTCTTCCTTGGCTCAGAAAACTGCAATACAACAAGCAAGTGAATTCTTCTTCCATCTATCACAGCAGAAGCTTCTCAAGATGCCACAACGCAGCACTTGCAGCATGGGATACTGGCATATGACtagaagctgctgctgaacagtGTTTCTACGTCCACTGGTAGAAGCTGCTGCTACACTTGATGCAGCACTCACCTTCACAGGGCCATCATTGCTTTCAGGGACAGGCTCTGATTTCAGATACTTTTTCAAGTTTCCATCGAAGTAATCTTGCAGGAATCTCTCCAGAGCCTTTCCATCACGGCTGAAAGTGAAGTGAGGTTTTACAGCCATCATCACACATACAGGATGAGAGGGGAAAACTTTCAAGGCTGATATAAGCTCCTTCCACCCACAGAACAGATGCCACCTACATCTCTGAGAGCATCAGTCTGGGGCTGGCTTAGAAGACCCCAGAACAAGCACAAAGATGCTCTTAAGAGTTTTGACAGGAGGCTGGATGCACATCCCATTTGAAGTTTTAGACCTTCCAGCACccttaagtttcttttttcaagaCGAAAGGTATAACTATTTCCTCTGCCCTTTAATGCATCTTAGTTCCTAACCAGACACTTAAATACCTTGACTTAAATTCTCCACCTTTGTGTAACAGGAGGGCCTGCAAGCTCTCTAGAGAGCAGGAAAACACATGAGTAGAAACCATTTTGACCCAGTCATTTCTTCCAGCTGGAACATCCAGCTTTCCTGTTTCCTCCAAGCTAAGGAAGTATGATCTGGTCACAGACCCCCAGACCAAAGTCCATCAAGTGAGAGGCAACTCTGCCAAGTTCAAAAACTTACGAGAATTCTTCCTGCATGACGTATTTATCTCCTTTAGCAGTTCTGATGGCAACAACTGGAGCCTCACCCACGCTGCTGTCTAGACCAAACTCTGAAAGCTCATGGCCAAAGGTTTTCCGACTAGCAACAGCAAAAGACAGTTTGTGGCCAGCATCTAAGAACTTCTTTGCAATCATCATAAccctgaggggaaaaaaaaaaaccaaaacacaaagcatGATTCTTcggaacatttttttccacgTGACCTAACACCCTTCAAGTTGAAGTGCATGCTGGACAAGGAATTCAATGGCGTGATGTGTTCTGCATTGGCAAGTCCTACAGAAATGGTGTTGAGAAGCAGGGGTAAGCTGGTGTCTACTGTGAATGAGGCCTGTGCAAATGTTGTGTGCTTTCATCCTCCACCCGACAGCATGACCACCAGGGTCTCAGGCACTGGGGAATACAGAGGATAGAATCCCACAGAGCACCAGTAAGGAAGTTCGTGCTTAAAGTCTAAGGACTACGGATCCAAAAGCAAGCAGGTAGGGTTTCCAAGGACACACATATTGCATGCTTcgggctctgcaggcagcagccactCCAATAGTTCCAATTAGAAACTCAGCTGGAAGCTTTCTGGGAGAGAAGAATTCACATACGAACAATAGGAGAAACTGAGCTACATGAACAGCAGCAATGCAAGAAACAAGGGAGAGAGGCTGATTAACCCCCGCTGCTGTGTACCTGTTGCGCCAGTAGTTGGAGCCCTTTGCATTCTTCTCATAGTCCACATCATAGTATGCCACCAACAAGTCCTTCCCCTGGATCAAGTCTTTGTTGTCTTCGGTCATGTGCGGGCAGATGCCAAAGCTATCAATTAGACAGAGGTTAGCAGCTCCAGTTTCACTGCCCAGAACCCATCACCTCCCAGGAATGGGCTTGATGCAGCACACTCTTGTTTCCCACCCACAAATGTCAAATGCCAGTAATAGTAAGACCTAAGGAAGAAACACGTTGTTCATTCAGGCACCACATTATTCTAAGTCAAATATCCACCTCTAGCCACGTCAGTGGCTATATCTGACCTAAATAACGCCAAAGCTGGCATACTTCTCAGGAAGCtcagtttttaaacagaattgtGGTTGTTAGAATATGGAGAGTAAAATGCCAACAGCCATGCCAGGATTTCCAGAAAGAAAGTGGTCCCCAAAGGACACAATGTGGGCAAGACAGCTCTTTTGGACACTAAGCAGGAAGCCGCAGCAATGCCAGCTAGAGAAGACAAGTTCTGACAGGGCCAAATCCAACTGGGGCCAGTCTATCACATTCTCTTGTGAGGAATCACTCACATGTTCTCCTGGATGAATTTTTTGATCTTTCCACTGGtgattttgtcttctgtgtacTTGATGGAGCTGTCCTCAAACTTGTTCGTCAGGCGTGGAGGACGGAATAAGACTATACCCCTGAGGGGAACAGGTACAATTAATTAGTTTAAAGTATCCCTGGGTTTCCAAGGATGACAGTTGGATGAGGTAAGAACCCAGTCTCCAGTGACTATCCCACATTCACTGTTCATAGCTTCAACAAGACTGTCCAGTTTCTTGGTGGCACTACTGCATTAGATCTACCTGTCAGACCCCCCTCCATTATTCAGACAGGCCACaatgacaaacaaaaaaccccaccataaCAAGCAATGAGGAGGCAAAACGCCTCTGTTGAGATACTGCCCACCTGGAGGCAGACACTAAGCCTCCAGAGCCTGCAACCATTTGTACCTTTCTATCTCAGTTCCTAAGAGGTAAAAAAGATATGCCACTGgcacttggggaagaaacaagacCTTAAGCTACGTTCAGAAAGTGAATCCTGTTAACAACTGGAATCCATGGATTTGTTCCAGATGTCTCAATAACAAGAAAACTTTGTGTTAAGTATCTTACTCTCCATCTTCCTCGTACTTCTGCACCAACTGGTCCTCAGTGGTGTGCGCAAAACGGTAGTTATCTCTTAGGTTGTTGGCGGCTTTCATGAATTCTGAATAAGCATCACCAGATGCATCTCCGAAGAAGCCTggagcagaaaaacagatggtGACCCCAAACTGACTCAGCAGCAGTCAGTGTACAGCCCTCATCATTTATCTCCACAACGCACTGAAAGATCACTTCTGAATCAAGTCCTCCAATGCATGTTCAGGCCTTCATCTTTGACAGCTTCTCTCCCATTTTTATTGGAGGCTTTCTATattccctcccttccaccagCAGAAAGTTATTCAAGAATCTGCCCAGCTTAGTCACTCAGCCAAAAGGCAGTTGTCCTCTGAGCACTAAGACAGCCGTTTGTAACCATGTGACACTACTAGTGGTAACAACTGCCAATAGtccttaataaaaataagtttgggAATGCTGATTAATACTCATCCAGTTAGACTTGTAAGATGGCACCTGATCCGCATGAAGGAAAGCTGCTATTGCCACTTACAAACCATGGTCAAATCATATGATGTTGACAGCCTACCAGTGTCACAAGATAGCACCAAATGTACTTTCTAGCAATCCAAAGCTACCTGTTGTCAGATAGCCAAAAGAgcaacaaactttaaaaaaagatacactACAGTGCCAGGAGGTCTGACAGTCAAATAATCactggggggggcggggaagtTGGAAGGAATCCCCAGAGGTCATTAAGTTCAACCTCCTGTTCAAAGCAGGACCAGCTTCAAAGTCAGATCAGGTTGCTCGGAGCTTTGTTCAactgagttttgaaaatttgaatGTTTCGAAATCCCTCTGGGCACACATTCCAGTACTTTGTCATTCTCATTATGAAAAAGTTTTGCTCAGGTCCAGCTGGAATTTTTCTTGCTACAGCTTGTGATACAGCTTCTTATCCTTTCACAGTATATTCCCCAAGAAACCTCCCAGCGCCAAGCATCCACTCATTTCAGTGCTGCACTCAATCTACTCACCCACTACAGAAGCATCTTTATCACTAACAAATTTCTCAAAATCAGCCACAGAGTTGAGAGCCACTGAAGCAGGTCCCGCCTGTTTCTTGAGATGACTGACAATCccatcttaaaagaaaagttaaatgatTAAAGGGATCAATAGGAAGTTCTACAAGACATACTTCAAGCTTCCCAAAGCAAAAGTTGTTTCTGCAGAATCCATAGACCTCTCCCATACAATAAATATGATGCGAATTGAAGGAGTGCTAACACCAACTTCACAGGGGAACTTTCTAGTGTTTTCCAGATACTGCCCATCAAGGGTAGAAGGCGTGAAAGATAATGTGGAAACCTTTACCTTTAAAAGGGAGTTTTAAGGGATAATAAACATCCAGGGCTCTGCCAGCACAATGCGTTCTCGAAAGGGCAAGGTGGGGGTGTGCGTGTAGGTGAGAACCTTCTTTGTATCCTTCAACACATGTAACGTCCCTGAGACAAGTCTATTACACATGGGTCTGCCTTCTGCCACCATTTCGGCAGGCCAGATGCTTGCTGATGAGCTCTTACCTGCTGTTCTAGGCCCATCATAGGTTCCCGCTTCTTCTCCATCTCGAAAAATCTTTAAGGTGGGATATCCACTGACTCCATACTTATTACAGGTGTTTGAGTTTGCTGTACAGTCAAcctaaaggaagagaaacattGCTACTCAGTGACCTAGCCACCTGTACGCACAGAAGAAAGCGGCTTTGCTGTTGCCCACATTATCACATACAGAGATAAAGTCCAGAGGGTCTGAAAGCTCTTGTGTGTCTTTAGCCAAGGCTAGATTCCTTTCACCTAAAGTGTAACGATCCACAAAGCATCTACAATACCGAAAGCTGGAGAGTCAAGACtagggaaggaggcagcatgGGTGTAATGACAGGCCTAGCAGAATATCTGAGGAAATACTGGAAAGATTAAGCAGTTGAGAGTTTGACCAGACTACACTAGAAAGGGTAGATTCTTGTAATCAGTGACAGGCTTAACAGGAATCAACTGTTCTTAGCACCTCCTAAGTCCTAAAGTTCCTACACCGCCTGAAGAAAACAGGCTGACAAGGAGGCCATGGTGTTGAGGCCATGCCACTTCccagcagggaagaggaagaccCTGACTTGAGAAAACCATACAGGTGATCTGGTAGAAAAGAAAGGTCTTGGACAACAAGCCTTACTTTGTAAGTCAAGGGACAACACCATCAAGTACAGCACTACGCTAATTCTCAGACTAGATTACACAGCTCAAAGAAGGCTTCTCCCTCCCGGTTCAGGAGAGCCCTCTTTTACGCACTTGTACACACCCATTTTATGCTCTGCACACCATCTGAGTGGCAGCAGCCTGCGCAGGGTTCAGCTTCCAGATCATTCCCTGGTGTCTAAATCTTCACAGAGACGAAGCCCGGCAGAGCTCTAAAGAGCCTCGAAAAGGCCCGACGCACACACCAGCAGGCGCTGTTAGTGGACTGCAAcagcaaagcttttatttgaCCGAAGCCCACCCGTGAACTGCCCCGGGATGAGCTGGTGCTGCAAGTCCTCACCTTCACGAGCGGCACGATCCCCTTCAGCCGGGTCGCTGCCGACTCGTACTCCGGCGCCAGCCGCTTGCAGTGCCCGCACCTGGAAGCACGAGGAAGTTGGGGGGGATTAGGCCGGCCAGGAGCGCCGCGGCccgccccggtcccggcccccGCCTCCGCTCCGGCCCAGAccccggtcccggccccccCGGCCGCCAGGCGCCCCGCAGGGCCCGGCtccgccgctcccgcccgccccaGGCAGCCCCTCACCAAGGCGCGAAGAACTCCACGAGCACCAGCCCCGGGCGCTCGGCCAGACCGCTCTCGAAGTCGGCATCGCTGAGCTCCACCACGTCGGAGGCACGGACGGCGAGAGCGAGAAGCGGGAGCAGCAGCAACGGAGGCGCGGACAtggcgggcggcgcggggctccctcctcggcggcggcggcggctgaaGAAGCGCCGGGGGCCGCAGGCCGGAAGTCCCGCCTCCCCAGCCGGATCTGCCGTGTGGCAGCTCTCCGTTGGGCGCCGTGACGCGCGTCACGCCAGCCCCGGCCAATTGCCTGCCGACAGGGGTGGGCGGGGCCAGCTGCGGCGACCCCGCCCCTCCCGTTCACGGCCGTCGGCcctcagcacagcacagggcagagcagagcagagcagagcggTGGGGTGGGAGTCCGGCGCCGGCGGGACCGGCGTCCTGGGCTGCGCCGGGCGCCGACCAGCGACCGCTCCCGGGGCGGCCCGGCTTGATGTCAGGGCTCGGCCCCCTCCCCGAGCCGCGGCGCAGCCCGGGGCTCCCTCCATCCTGTCCCAGCGGCCATCCCCGAGCCCCGCTGCAGGCTCTGTCCCGCCGGGCCGgggtgccctggctgtgggCGCAGAGTATCTGGGAGCTGCACGCTGCCGGAATAGATGGTCCATCCCCGCGGGATTTCGCTCATTGAACCGCCACGTGTTTGTTAAAAAGCCCACTGCAGCCATCGGGCCCGTCCAGCCTGTGAGAAGATGAGCCCGTGGTGTTGAGGGCCTTGTTTCTGCCCAGGGCACCGCATGGGCCCATGTCCGGCtgggcagcacccagcacctccGTCGGCGAGGGCTGTCGGCCATGCCGCAGCtctgcacccacagccccccGCGTACAGTGGCCCGCAGCCGCCCACAGGAGCCCCGCTTCTGTGTGGGGAGCAGGCCAGCCTTCCCCTGGCTTCCAGTGCTTGGGTG from Aquila chrysaetos chrysaetos chromosome 5, bAquChr1.4, whole genome shotgun sequence carries:
- the PDIA3 gene encoding protein disulfide-isomerase A3; the protein is MSAPPLLLLPLLALAVRASDVVELSDADFESGLAERPGLVLVEFFAPWCGHCKRLAPEYESAATRLKGIVPLVKVDCTANSNTCNKYGVSGYPTLKIFRDGEEAGTYDGPRTADGIVSHLKKQAGPASVALNSVADFEKFVSDKDASVVGFFGDASGDAYSEFMKAANNLRDNYRFAHTTEDQLVQKYEEDGEGIVLFRPPRLTNKFEDSSIKYTEDKITSGKIKKFIQENIFGICPHMTEDNKDLIQGKDLLVAYYDVDYEKNAKGSNYWRNRVMMIAKKFLDAGHKLSFAVASRKTFGHELSEFGLDSSVGEAPVVAIRTAKGDKYVMQEEFSRDGKALERFLQDYFDGNLKKYLKSEPVPESNDGPVKVVVAENFDEIVNAEDKDVLIEFYAPWCGHCKNLEPKYKELGEKLSKDPNIIIAKMDATANDVPSPYEVRGFPTIYFAPAGKKQSPKKYEGGREVSDFISYLKREATNTPVLQEGRLKPRNPREGEGGFVKYPLHYLVR